The proteins below are encoded in one region of Peribacillus muralis:
- a CDS encoding TetR/AcrR family transcriptional regulator: MTKRISLSREIVLEEGLKISSEMGFNKLTYNGLARSLSIQPQSMYRYVSNLEDLKSGVVAIYLKGLVELIYHELLAYSGKDALRKFAFCVISYSQSRLTFPDMVGGLAEFSNTDAVSEQMEKLHNILVEIIKPITKDKSMIEQNVQLFMSHVLGHLQLMNNGIAPKKVNIQQNFEENIERFFSLF, translated from the coding sequence ATGACAAAGCGAATTAGTTTATCAAGAGAAATTGTGCTAGAAGAAGGCTTGAAAATCAGCAGTGAAATGGGATTTAATAAGCTGACCTACAACGGGTTAGCCCGTTCATTATCCATTCAGCCGCAGTCGATGTATCGATATGTAAGTAATCTGGAGGATTTAAAAAGTGGAGTTGTAGCCATTTACCTTAAAGGCTTGGTCGAATTGATTTACCATGAATTATTAGCGTACTCAGGTAAAGACGCGTTACGTAAATTCGCGTTCTGCGTGATTTCATATTCACAATCCAGACTCACATTTCCAGATATGGTTGGTGGACTTGCTGAATTCAGTAATACTGATGCAGTTTCAGAACAAATGGAAAAGCTGCATAACATTTTAGTTGAAATAATTAAACCCATTACAAAAGATAAATCAATGATTGAACAAAATGTTCAATTATTCATGAGTCATGTACTGGGTCATCTCCAACTCATGAATAATGGAATTGCACCGAAGAAAGTAAATATCCAACAAAATTTTGAAGAGAACATCGAACGATTTTTTTCATTATTTTAA
- a CDS encoding alpha/beta hydrolase: MSILQVNGAHLYYERIGQGPVIILIPGANGTGDIFARTAGFLQEQYTVVTYDRRGYGKSELTTSLPNDAQNPNSTYRLETDANDVAALAKHLTDEPVFILGSSSGAIVAMETLQDYPGIVKKVAFHEPPINTFLSDSSDWAAMNEKIVETSQTEGMAAAMKLFGEALHIAPMDAKMMAKPAVTLEEPDNPVVKGMADWFKYEILQYTGRKMDLNKLAGQKEKIILFNGKDSVGSFPQDVVKDLSEKLDLPIHSIAGAHLGYVQNPQEFAQTVKEVFV; the protein is encoded by the coding sequence ATGAGTATTCTACAGGTTAATGGTGCCCACTTATATTATGAAAGAATTGGTCAAGGTCCTGTTATCATCTTGATTCCAGGAGCTAATGGCACCGGAGATATTTTCGCCAGAACAGCCGGTTTTTTACAAGAACAGTATACCGTTGTCACGTATGACCGCCGCGGCTATGGAAAAAGTGAATTAACCACATCATTGCCGAATGACGCCCAAAATCCAAACAGTACGTACCGTCTTGAAACCGATGCGAATGATGTAGCTGCATTAGCAAAACACCTTACTGATGAACCCGTATTTATTTTGGGCAGCAGTTCCGGCGCAATTGTCGCTATGGAAACCTTGCAGGACTATCCTGGCATTGTAAAAAAAGTTGCTTTCCACGAACCGCCGATTAACACATTTTTGTCTGATTCATCAGATTGGGCAGCAATGAATGAAAAAATAGTTGAAACTTCCCAGACAGAGGGAATGGCTGCAGCCATGAAACTATTTGGCGAAGCTCTGCATATTGCTCCCATGGATGCCAAAATGATGGCTAAACCAGCTGTTACGCTTGAAGAACCTGATAATCCTGTTGTTAAAGGCATGGCCGATTGGTTCAAGTATGAAATCCTCCAATATACTGGTCGTAAAATGGATTTGAACAAGCTAGCTGGGCAAAAAGAAAAAATCATCTTATTTAATGGAAAAGATTCAGTGGGTTCATTCCCTCAAGATGTTGTCAAAGACTTGTCCGAGAAGCTGGATTTACCCATTCACTCCATTGCTGGCGCTCATTTAGGCTATGTACAGAACCCCCAGGAATTTGCTCAAACTGTAAAAGAAGTATTTGTTTAA
- a CDS encoding leucine-rich repeat domain-containing protein: MKLNLPHMKLDSLPNLDVPIKEITELNLFDNKLTNIPSEIYKMNRLKILNVSVNKISEIPVEIENLTELRMLDAGHNEIDVIPPEIGSLYNLEDYLYLHNNKLQSIPPEISKLVKVKYLNLSDNQLMKLPDELGHMTNIIELRVMNNQLKELPYSISGLSNLKELHVKNNQITTLPINLGELSLLRVLDMEDNQLKDIPQSIHKCLRLRRLNLRHNQLTTLPEEMGQLKNLLEIDLRSNLLRELPKSLLEIDGLERLDLRWNHQLNIPKWLGELEEKGCIIYL, encoded by the coding sequence ATGAAACTGAATCTTCCTCATATGAAATTAGACTCTTTACCTAATTTAGATGTACCGATAAAAGAAATAACGGAATTAAACCTTTTTGATAATAAGTTAACAAATATTCCTTCAGAAATTTATAAAATGAACAGATTAAAAATTTTGAATGTATCTGTTAATAAGATCAGTGAAATACCTGTTGAGATAGAGAATTTAACAGAACTTAGGATGCTGGATGCAGGGCATAATGAAATTGACGTTATTCCTCCTGAAATTGGGTCCCTTTATAATTTGGAGGATTATTTATACCTTCATAACAATAAATTACAATCCATTCCACCTGAAATCTCTAAGCTGGTCAAAGTGAAATATTTAAATCTAAGTGATAATCAATTAATGAAATTACCTGATGAACTTGGACATATGACCAATATTATAGAACTGCGTGTAATGAATAATCAATTAAAAGAGTTGCCGTACAGTATTAGTGGGTTAAGTAACTTGAAGGAATTACATGTAAAAAATAATCAAATCACAACTCTTCCGATAAATTTAGGAGAATTATCATTATTACGTGTTTTAGATATGGAAGATAATCAGCTAAAAGATATACCTCAATCGATACATAAATGTTTAAGGTTGAGACGATTGAATTTGAGACATAATCAATTGACTACATTGCCTGAAGAAATGGGACAATTGAAGAATTTATTGGAAATTGATCTTAGAAGTAATCTTCTAAGAGAATTACCAAAATCATTGCTGGAAATTGACGGGTTGGAACGTCTGGATCTTAGATGGAACCACCAATTAAACATACCGAAGTGGTTAGGTGAATTAGAGGAAAAAGGGTGTATTATTTATTTATAA
- a CDS encoding DoxX family protein, whose product MTILGWVLQGLLVAMFLMAGFGKVTGSKMHREAFVHLGLPQWFRTVTGVVELIGAALLIIGYWQKDFAIAGALLLGVTAIGGLLSHVRVKDGFKETFMIVLLGIISFLLLFIII is encoded by the coding sequence ATGACAATTTTAGGATGGGTTTTACAAGGTTTATTAGTTGCAATGTTTTTAATGGCTGGATTTGGAAAAGTGACAGGCTCAAAAATGCACCGCGAAGCATTCGTTCACTTGGGTTTACCTCAGTGGTTTCGTACTGTTACAGGGGTAGTAGAGTTAATTGGCGCAGCATTATTAATAATTGGTTATTGGCAAAAGGATTTCGCAATTGCAGGGGCATTATTACTTGGTGTGACAGCCATAGGAGGATTACTTTCACATGTACGTGTAAAAGATGGATTTAAAGAAACATTCATGATTGTTCTGCTGGGAATAATTTCTTTTTTGTTACTATTTATTATTATTTAA
- a CDS encoding TetR/AcrR family transcriptional regulator codes for MEKSKVDPRILRTRRLLIDSFMKVVQLKDFKDITIKDITDEATVNRATFYAHFVDKYDLQDAVLSENILKNIQEKLNCHDQLDEESITKIFLSVTEFQNDLRTQCKKSYESFSTMIENKIKKELETVFHSLLLKQDLKIEKEALKIGAVMLSWGIYGACVDWHHNSSLPAEQYIKMAMPYLLNAMTYR; via the coding sequence ATGGAAAAATCAAAGGTGGACCCACGTATTTTACGAACTAGAAGACTTTTAATTGATTCTTTTATGAAAGTGGTACAGCTCAAAGATTTCAAAGACATTACCATAAAAGACATCACCGATGAAGCAACAGTTAATCGAGCAACATTTTACGCTCATTTTGTAGATAAGTACGATTTGCAGGATGCCGTTCTTTCAGAAAACATATTAAAAAACATCCAAGAAAAATTGAATTGTCACGACCAATTAGATGAAGAGTCCATTACAAAAATCTTCCTTTCAGTTACTGAATTTCAAAATGATTTAAGGACACAATGTAAAAAAAGTTATGAATCATTTAGTACTATGATTGAAAATAAAATTAAAAAAGAATTGGAAACCGTATTTCATTCCCTACTATTAAAACAAGACCTTAAAATTGAAAAGGAAGCCTTAAAAATTGGTGCAGTTATGTTAAGTTGGGGGATTTACGGAGCTTGTGTTGATTGGCATCATAATAGCTCGTTACCAGCCGAGCAATATATAAAAATGGCAATGCCGTATTTATTAAACGCGATGACCTATCGATAA
- a CDS encoding RNA polymerase sigma factor, protein MKKENALASYLINLGEEVFSLLLAKGARKEDAEDIIQNTFYKVYTLLDDLTESNIRPWFFRVALNEYIDLKRKKEQHNIYLTEEIYSKLQYTDREFDAVLNKDEIFHLLKNIKKEYKEAFFLKYYYDFSYEEIAAILDIKVDSVKQTLYRARKFIHLKIGGKY, encoded by the coding sequence ATGAAAAAAGAAAATGCATTAGCCTCCTACCTTATTAATTTAGGAGAGGAAGTGTTCAGTCTGTTATTAGCGAAAGGTGCCCGAAAAGAAGATGCGGAAGATATAATTCAAAATACCTTTTACAAAGTTTACACACTGTTGGATGATTTGACTGAGAGCAATATACGTCCATGGTTTTTTAGAGTAGCGCTCAATGAATATATTGACTTGAAAAGAAAAAAGGAACAGCACAACATCTACTTAACCGAAGAAATTTATTCGAAATTACAATATACAGACCGGGAGTTCGATGCAGTTTTAAACAAGGATGAGATATTCCATTTATTAAAAAATATCAAAAAAGAATACAAAGAAGCTTTCTTTTTAAAGTATTACTATGATTTTTCATATGAAGAAATTGCAGCTATTTTGGACATTAAAGTAGACAGTGTCAAACAAACATTATATCGTGCACGGAAATTTATTCACTTAAAAATAGGAGGAAAATATTAA
- a CDS encoding sigma factor regulator N-terminal domain-containing protein has translation MDDSLKHSLKKAKRKQFLKIVITSIIVVLILLPILYITGNYFAAKSSSRLHEQLFLHNSIAEPNIQIDSQVTSNSSMFGGNIVTNRSKNINGSLVQWSTLTSSYDWLRTNIDYNELTPGFYWTDTEFYEYDKQTKNKVATFYHPAIHRYHDGVQNELGEVSQMKNHVAEVAISFDQPYTLKEIQEKIPDNLNIVWLYMSSQIVDESKGPVGVQVYGFDPSDSSKEAYNSFIDALKEYDANNQNETIEKFLHSNKNKQFDQVRILGAMLTGQTQNFKALENQDFIRGASVGATAQIVPYIKPEK, from the coding sequence ATGGACGATTCATTGAAACACTCTTTAAAAAAAGCAAAACGAAAACAATTTCTAAAAATCGTCATTACTTCAATCATCGTTGTTCTTATTCTATTACCTATCCTTTATATAACTGGAAATTACTTTGCAGCGAAAAGTTCTTCAAGACTCCACGAACAGCTCTTTTTACATAATTCCATTGCCGAACCAAATATACAAATCGATTCTCAAGTTACGAGCAATTCCTCCATGTTTGGCGGCAACATTGTGACGAATCGTTCCAAAAATATCAATGGCAGTTTAGTACAGTGGAGCACCCTTACAAGTTCTTATGATTGGCTTCGCACCAATATTGATTACAACGAATTAACTCCGGGATTTTATTGGACCGATACGGAATTCTATGAGTATGATAAACAAACAAAGAATAAGGTTGCGACCTTTTATCATCCAGCTATTCATCGATACCATGACGGTGTGCAAAATGAACTAGGGGAAGTCTCACAAATGAAAAATCATGTTGCAGAAGTTGCGATTTCTTTCGATCAGCCTTATACATTAAAAGAAATCCAAGAAAAAATTCCCGATAATCTAAACATCGTATGGTTGTATATGTCATCACAAATCGTAGACGAAAGTAAGGGCCCTGTTGGTGTGCAGGTTTATGGTTTTGATCCATCTGATTCATCGAAAGAAGCATACAATAGCTTTATTGATGCGCTTAAAGAATATGATGCAAATAATCAAAACGAAACAATCGAGAAGTTTCTACATTCAAATAAAAATAAACAGTTTGATCAAGTGAGAATTTTAGGGGCAATGCTGACTGGGCAAACTCAGAATTTTAAAGCGTTAGAAAATCAAGACTTTATTCGCGGTGCCTCTGTAGGTGCTACTGCCCAAATCGTCCCTTATATTAAACCGGAGAAATAA
- the sda gene encoding sporulation histidine kinase inhibitor Sda, protein MNCLNRLDDELLIETYVSATKLKDSKDFVELLENEICRRELENNKLFQEKIKLKL, encoded by the coding sequence ATGAATTGTTTAAATCGTTTAGATGATGAACTATTGATAGAAACTTACGTCTCGGCTACCAAGCTTAAAGATAGTAAGGACTTTGTGGAATTACTTGAAAATGAAATATGTAGACGTGAATTGGAAAATAATAAATTATTTCAAGAAAAAATCAAACTAAAGCTGTGA
- the bla gene encoding class A beta-lactamase, whose product MNTILSTKFRKIMPILFLSCAALVGCSNNNGNDESTKPKKQETAKVHDFAKLEEKFDAKLGIFALDTGTNQTVTYHPDERFAYASTHKALAVGALLQQKSIKDLDQRINYTSDDLVNYNPITEKHVDTGMTLKELSDASIRYSDNTAGNLILKQLGGPAGFKKALKEMGDDVTNPERIEPDLNEVNPGETHDTSTPRALASSLQALTLGDALPKEKREMFIDWMKRNTTGDALIRAGVPKDWAVADKTGAGSYGTRNDIAIIWPPKGDPIVLAVLSSRDKKDAEYDDKLIAEATKEVMKALKVQNE is encoded by the coding sequence TTGAACACTATTTTAAGTACTAAATTCAGGAAAATCATGCCTATACTATTTCTTTCATGCGCAGCGCTTGTAGGTTGTTCGAACAATAACGGTAATGATGAATCAACTAAACCAAAAAAACAAGAAACTGCCAAGGTTCATGATTTTGCTAAGCTTGAAGAAAAATTCGATGCTAAACTTGGTATCTTTGCCTTGGATACGGGGACGAACCAAACGGTAACGTATCATCCAGATGAGCGTTTTGCTTATGCATCCACTCATAAGGCTCTAGCTGTAGGAGCGCTTTTACAACAGAAGTCAATAAAAGACCTTGATCAAAGAATTAATTATACAAGTGACGATCTTGTTAATTATAATCCGATTACCGAAAAGCATGTTGATACCGGAATGACTCTGAAGGAGCTTTCGGATGCTTCTATTCGGTACAGTGATAACACTGCTGGTAACCTCATCCTTAAACAACTTGGGGGGCCGGCTGGATTTAAAAAGGCACTAAAGGAAATGGGCGACGATGTGACCAACCCCGAGCGAATTGAGCCGGATTTAAATGAAGTGAATCCTGGTGAAACGCATGATACGAGCACACCAAGAGCACTTGCTTCCAGTCTCCAGGCTTTAACATTGGGAGATGCACTTCCAAAAGAGAAACGGGAAATGTTCATTGATTGGATGAAGAGAAATACTACAGGAGATGCGCTAATCCGTGCAGGAGTGCCGAAAGATTGGGCAGTGGCTGATAAGACTGGTGCGGGATCATATGGTACGCGAAATGACATTGCCATCATTTGGCCGCCAAAAGGAGACCCTATTGTTCTTGCCGTACTGTCAAGTCGTGATAAAAAAGATGCTGAGTATGACGACAAGCTTATTGCTGAGGCAACAAAAGAAGTAATGAAGGCCCTGAAAGTCCAAAATGAATAG
- a CDS encoding LysR family transcriptional regulator — MNIQKYMAFVKAVELGSFTKAAEILDYSQSGISRMINDLEKEWGMFLFERGRAGINLTSDGLKLLPQLKRICNEYEILMKQIGDLNDLESGIIRIGTFSSVASHWLPNMIKIFKKDYPMIDFEFLLGDYTEIESWILNGRVDFGFLRLPTKAGLETIFLEQDRLLAVMPQNHPLATCERFPINGLLESPFMLLEKGAKAEISEIFEKHQITPHVNFTTWDDYAIMSMVENGLGISILPELILQRIPHKIIAKELEVPAFRKIGVAMREQKTLSLASLKFLEYLSYKNRK; from the coding sequence ATGAATATCCAAAAATATATGGCATTTGTCAAAGCGGTGGAATTGGGCAGTTTTACAAAAGCTGCCGAAATATTGGACTATTCACAGTCTGGGATCAGCCGGATGATTAATGATTTGGAAAAGGAATGGGGGATGTTCCTTTTTGAAAGAGGACGTGCCGGTATCAATCTAACCTCGGATGGGTTGAAGCTACTGCCCCAACTAAAGAGAATATGCAATGAGTATGAAATCTTAATGAAGCAAATCGGAGACTTGAATGATTTGGAATCCGGCATCATTCGTATTGGGACCTTTTCCAGCGTCGCATCTCACTGGCTCCCTAACATGATTAAAATTTTTAAGAAGGATTACCCAATGATAGATTTTGAATTTCTGCTTGGTGATTATACAGAAATAGAGAGTTGGATCTTAAATGGACGTGTGGACTTTGGATTTTTGCGGCTGCCGACAAAAGCAGGACTTGAAACAATCTTTTTGGAACAAGACCGTTTGCTGGCAGTGATGCCCCAAAACCATCCTCTTGCTACTTGCGAAAGGTTTCCCATCAACGGCTTACTGGAAAGTCCGTTTATGCTGTTGGAAAAGGGGGCAAAAGCAGAAATCTCTGAAATTTTCGAGAAGCACCAGATTACACCCCATGTTAATTTTACAACATGGGATGACTATGCCATTATGTCGATGGTGGAAAATGGACTAGGAATCAGTATACTACCAGAATTGATCCTACAGCGTATTCCTCACAAAATTATAGCGAAGGAGCTTGAAGTCCCTGCTTTTAGAAAGATTGGTGTTGCAATGAGAGAACAAAAAACACTTTCCCTTGCTTCCCTGAAGTTTTTAGAATATTTATCATATAAGAACAGAAAGTGA
- a CDS encoding DMT family transporter, with protein sequence MKSKLQFILSMVIFGTIGLVVRYIDLSSSERALLSSFLGCFFLLLVFFMMKKKISWNSVKSNALFLIVSSIALGGNWIFLYQSYDYTTIANATLGYYFAPVFVMILSPFVLKEPLSIKKMVCIGAAIISMLMIAGEGVSASRSDDILGFSFGLIAAAFYAALLLFNKFIKNMGKLELTIIQLAMTTLLLMPYVFLTEGFSIFEVSSSSVPFILILGIINTGIGFWLFFSGMENLKGQSIAMLSYVDPFVAILISALILQEQMTVVQMLGGVLLLGSTFVSEIRFINFSKTSNDNLS encoded by the coding sequence ATGAAATCCAAACTACAGTTTATATTATCCATGGTCATTTTCGGTACAATTGGTTTAGTCGTTCGATACATTGATTTATCATCGAGCGAAAGAGCCTTACTAAGCAGTTTCCTTGGCTGCTTCTTTTTACTGCTAGTATTCTTCATGATGAAGAAAAAAATATCATGGAATTCAGTTAAATCCAATGCTTTATTTTTGATCGTTTCCAGTATAGCATTGGGGGGGAATTGGATTTTCCTTTATCAATCGTATGACTATACGACAATTGCCAATGCAACGCTAGGTTATTACTTTGCACCTGTGTTTGTGATGATACTTTCTCCCTTTGTACTTAAGGAACCATTATCCATTAAAAAAATGGTCTGTATAGGTGCAGCCATCATCAGTATGTTAATGATTGCAGGAGAAGGAGTGAGTGCATCCAGGTCAGATGATATTCTTGGATTCTCCTTTGGATTAATCGCGGCTGCCTTTTATGCTGCGTTATTGCTTTTCAATAAATTCATTAAAAATATGGGAAAGTTAGAACTGACCATCATTCAGCTTGCTATGACCACTTTACTTCTAATGCCCTATGTTTTCCTGACTGAAGGCTTTAGTATCTTTGAAGTATCAAGTTCCTCGGTTCCTTTTATTTTAATTTTAGGGATCATCAATACAGGGATTGGGTTTTGGCTATTTTTCTCTGGTATGGAAAATTTGAAAGGACAGAGTATAGCCATGTTAAGTTATGTAGATCCATTTGTAGCTATATTGATTTCTGCACTTATCCTGCAAGAGCAAATGACAGTGGTTCAAATGCTCGGTGGTGTATTGCTATTAGGTTCCACGTTTGTCAGTGAAATCAGGTTCATCAACTTTTCAAAAACATCTAATGATAACCTCAGCTGA
- a CDS encoding DMT family transporter: MKNTLIGSLFLILASSIWGGMYVVVKVVVTVIPPLELVWIRYLIALVALVSIGIVTKQKWKIKRQHIRMIMTISIVGYVISIVTQETGTMLSTAQMGAILTSTTPAFMVVFASLILKERLTFKKAISVSLATIGVIMIVGIDDINMSSMLGGFSLIIAALTWALMSILIKCLPSDYSQIVVNAYATFIAFVVLTPLVITRLPKININDLSDPAIWGGLLYLGVISTAIAFLLWNRGLQMLHASGGGVFFFFQPVVGTLLGWLILGETISITFWAGSFFILLGVLLVLKERQEERNQSNLDM, from the coding sequence ATGAAAAACACATTAATCGGTTCATTGTTTTTAATTTTAGCTTCAAGTATTTGGGGAGGTATGTATGTTGTCGTCAAAGTGGTAGTGACAGTCATACCACCATTGGAACTTGTATGGATTCGTTATCTAATCGCACTTGTTGCGTTGGTATCCATTGGGATTGTCACTAAACAGAAATGGAAAATCAAAAGGCAACATATACGGATGATAATGACCATTTCGATTGTGGGATACGTCATTTCCATAGTCACTCAAGAAACGGGTACAATGCTTTCCACCGCACAAATGGGCGCTATTCTCACTTCCACCACACCTGCCTTCATGGTCGTGTTTGCTAGTTTAATACTTAAAGAACGTTTGACTTTTAAGAAAGCTATTTCTGTAAGCTTAGCGACTATCGGAGTCATTATGATTGTAGGAATTGACGATATTAACATGTCCAGTATGCTGGGAGGCTTCTCACTTATTATCGCTGCATTGACTTGGGCTTTGATGTCCATACTGATAAAATGCCTGCCTAGTGATTATTCACAGATTGTGGTAAATGCCTATGCTACGTTCATTGCTTTTGTTGTTCTAACTCCGTTGGTCATCACGAGATTACCTAAAATAAATATTAACGACTTATCCGATCCTGCCATTTGGGGAGGCTTACTGTATTTAGGGGTCATATCAACTGCCATTGCATTTCTATTGTGGAATCGTGGTCTGCAAATGCTCCATGCCTCTGGTGGAGGAGTTTTCTTCTTTTTCCAGCCTGTTGTTGGAACATTATTAGGGTGGCTGATATTAGGAGAAACCATCAGTATCACCTTTTGGGCTGGTTCTTTCTTCATTCTTTTAGGAGTCCTGCTTGTTCTGAAAGAGAGACAAGAAGAACGGAACCAATCAAACCTCGATATGTAA
- the tcuA gene encoding FAD-dependent tricarballylate dehydrogenase TcuA yields MKSHHYLTGGVKMMKAEKYDVVVVGAGNAALCAAISAKEGGARVLVLERGPVEKRGGNSFFTDGAIRVAYNDLNAIKNIIPDLTEKQSESIVMPAYTESDYYGDLMRVTGGRSNPELALQLVSKSYETVVWMRDQGIKFELNEENQSFLQDGKRIFWGGLPIKTEDKGVGLMRRLFARTEEMGIDVWYGARAVELVLERDAITGIVVEKDHEVVKVETSGVVLACGGFEANKEMRSENMGDEWEAAIVRGTEFNTGDGISMALAVGAQKFGQWSGCHSIGTDYNAPKVGDFTKPGDIFKKHSYPYSIMLNNEGKRFVDEGADLRNYTYAKYGREVLKQPGYVAYQIYDAQVRPMLRKEYDLEEATYYTADTLAELAGSLPVNQKQFLKTIEDYNNAVQDGEYRPAEKDGKGTKGITPPKSNWALRIEQGPFYAFPVTCGITFSFGGLQVDATGHVLDKEEQPIRGLFAAGEMIGGIFYENYPGGSGLMSGAVFGKLAGSSAAHYTKEKVDPIKHY; encoded by the coding sequence ATGAAGAGTCATCATTACTTAACAGGAGGGGTAAAAATGATGAAGGCAGAAAAGTATGATGTAGTTGTAGTTGGTGCAGGAAACGCAGCTTTATGTGCCGCGATCTCAGCAAAAGAGGGAGGTGCCAGAGTTCTTGTATTGGAACGGGGACCAGTGGAAAAGCGCGGAGGGAACTCTTTCTTCACGGATGGAGCCATTCGGGTTGCTTACAATGACTTGAATGCAATCAAGAATATAATACCTGACTTAACAGAGAAACAATCCGAGTCGATTGTAATGCCTGCATACACGGAATCCGATTATTACGGTGATTTAATGCGGGTAACAGGCGGACGAAGCAATCCAGAGTTAGCGTTACAGCTCGTTTCCAAATCTTATGAAACGGTTGTGTGGATGCGTGATCAAGGAATCAAATTCGAATTGAATGAGGAAAATCAATCTTTCCTGCAAGACGGCAAGCGCATTTTTTGGGGAGGTTTGCCCATCAAGACGGAGGATAAAGGCGTTGGCTTAATGAGACGCCTCTTTGCGCGGACGGAAGAAATGGGCATCGATGTTTGGTACGGTGCACGAGCTGTGGAGCTTGTTTTGGAGCGTGACGCCATAACCGGTATCGTTGTCGAGAAGGATCATGAAGTGGTGAAGGTCGAGACATCTGGCGTTGTTTTGGCTTGTGGCGGCTTTGAAGCAAATAAGGAAATGAGAAGTGAAAATATGGGGGACGAATGGGAAGCGGCTATTGTTCGTGGAACCGAGTTCAACACAGGGGACGGCATTTCCATGGCTTTGGCAGTCGGGGCTCAAAAATTTGGTCAGTGGTCCGGGTGCCATTCCATCGGGACGGATTATAACGCACCAAAAGTGGGGGATTTCACGAAGCCCGGCGATATTTTCAAAAAGCATTCGTATCCTTACAGCATCATGCTTAATAACGAAGGGAAGCGGTTCGTTGATGAAGGCGCGGATTTACGAAATTACACCTATGCCAAATACGGCCGTGAGGTATTGAAGCAGCCTGGATATGTTGCATACCAAATTTATGATGCACAGGTCCGCCCGATGCTGCGTAAGGAATATGACCTGGAAGAAGCAACTTATTATACAGCGGATACACTTGCGGAGTTGGCCGGTTCATTGCCCGTCAATCAAAAACAATTTCTTAAAACGATTGAAGACTATAACAATGCCGTACAAGATGGCGAATACAGACCCGCCGAGAAAGATGGCAAAGGAACGAAAGGAATCACTCCTCCTAAATCGAACTGGGCACTCCGAATCGAGCAAGGTCCATTCTACGCTTTCCCTGTAACGTGCGGAATCACCTTCTCATTCGGTGGTTTACAAGTAGATGCAACGGGACATGTATTGGACAAAGAAGAACAGCCGATAAGAGGACTCTTTGCGGCTGGTGAAATGATTGGGGGGATTTTTTATGAAAACTACCCAGGCGGATCCGGGTTGATGTCCGGGGCCGTCTTTGGCAAACTAGCTGGTTCATCCGCAGCCCACTATACTAAAGAAAAGGTCGATCCGATTAAGCATTACTGA